In Bradyrhizobium lablabi, one DNA window encodes the following:
- a CDS encoding FMN-dependent NADH-azoreductase, producing MKLLHIDSSVLGPHSVSRQVSAAIVDRLRKATPRLEIVYRDLTSTPLAHLSGSHLAAAQGATPEAALLHDLAAGQAVLDEFLAADIVVLGAPMYNFTIPSQLKAWIDRIVVAGKTFKYGAQGAEGLAGNKRVIIAISRGGFYGSGTPAAVGEHLETYLRWVFGFIGVKNLELISADGVQVGPEHREKALADALQAATNLHAA from the coding sequence ATGAAACTCCTGCATATCGACTCCAGCGTTCTCGGCCCCCATTCCGTCAGCCGCCAGGTTTCCGCCGCAATCGTGGATCGCCTGCGCAAGGCGACACCTCGTCTTGAAATCGTCTATCGGGATCTCACTTCGACGCCGCTGGCCCATCTTTCGGGCTCGCATCTTGCCGCCGCCCAAGGGGCTACGCCCGAGGCCGCGCTATTGCATGACCTCGCCGCCGGTCAGGCCGTGCTGGACGAGTTTTTGGCCGCCGACATCGTGGTGCTCGGCGCGCCCATGTACAATTTTACCATCCCGAGCCAGCTCAAGGCCTGGATCGACCGCATCGTGGTGGCAGGCAAGACGTTCAAATATGGCGCACAAGGCGCCGAAGGATTGGCCGGCAACAAGCGCGTCATCATCGCGATCTCGCGCGGCGGATTTTATGGCTCAGGCACGCCCGCAGCCGTCGGCGAACATCTGGAAACCTACTTGCGCTGGGTGTTCGGCTTCATCGGCGTCAAGAACCTCGAATTGATTTCCGCCGACGGTGTGCAGGTCGGACCGGAGCACCGCGAGAAGGCGCTCGCAGATGCGCTGCAGGCGGCAACCAATCTTCACGCGGCGTAG
- the plsY gene encoding glycerol-3-phosphate 1-O-acyltransferase PlsY produces MSSDAFLVVAFGLGYLLGSIPFGLILTKLAGTQDLRSIGSGNIGATNVLRTGRKGLAAATLICDMLKGTAAVLIANYFGGFNAAMLAALGAFLGHLFPVWLNFRGGKGVAVYIGVLIGMFPPAALVFCVLWLATAVTTRYSSLSALVASFITPIFLWWFGHPELASLFVVLTLLLFYMHRENIKRLQAGTEGRIGEK; encoded by the coding sequence ATGTCTAGTGACGCCTTCCTGGTCGTTGCGTTCGGGCTCGGCTATCTCTTGGGCTCGATCCCGTTCGGTCTGATTCTGACAAAACTCGCCGGAACCCAGGATCTGCGCTCGATCGGCTCCGGCAATATCGGCGCCACCAACGTGCTGCGCACCGGCCGCAAGGGCCTCGCCGCGGCGACGCTGATCTGCGACATGCTCAAGGGCACCGCCGCGGTGCTGATCGCCAACTATTTCGGCGGCTTTAACGCAGCGATGCTGGCGGCCCTCGGCGCTTTTCTTGGCCATCTGTTTCCGGTGTGGCTCAACTTCAGGGGTGGCAAGGGTGTCGCGGTTTATATCGGCGTGCTGATCGGGATGTTCCCCCCCGCCGCCCTGGTGTTTTGCGTGCTATGGCTCGCGACCGCCGTGACCACGCGCTACTCCTCGCTGTCGGCCTTGGTTGCGAGTTTCATCACGCCGATTTTCCTGTGGTGGTTCGGCCATCCCGAATTGGCCTCGCTGTTCGTCGTGCTGACGCTATTGCTGTTCTACATGCACCGCGAAAATATCAAGCGGTTGCAGGCGGGGACCGAAGGGCGGATCGGGGAGAAGTAA
- a CDS encoding winged helix-turn-helix transcriptional regulator has product MKPEHIRVPVLPPQPHLDSDCRGVASILARVGDKWSVFVIMLLGDGPRRFNEIKRMIGGISQRMLTLTLRGLERDGLVTRTVFPTIPPRVDYELTDLGRGLSHPVVALGEWAKDHQAEIEAARARFDGRNDTG; this is encoded by the coding sequence GTGAAACCCGAGCACATCAGAGTACCTGTCCTGCCGCCCCAACCGCATCTCGACAGCGATTGCCGTGGCGTCGCCTCGATCCTGGCGCGGGTCGGCGACAAATGGAGCGTGTTCGTCATCATGCTGCTCGGCGACGGCCCGCGGCGTTTCAACGAGATCAAGCGCATGATCGGCGGCATCTCGCAGCGGATGCTGACCTTGACCTTGCGCGGTCTCGAGCGCGACGGCCTGGTCACGCGCACCGTATTTCCAACCATCCCGCCGCGTGTTGACTATGAACTGACCGATCTCGGACGGGGGCTCTCACACCCGGTGGTGGCGCTCGGCGAATGGGCGAAGGATCATCAGGCCGAGATCGAAGCCGCGCGGGCGCGCTTCGACGGGCGCAATGACACCGGCTGA
- a CDS encoding dihydroorotase gives MLTDRRPILLANARLIDPSRDFDGIGDVLIADGVIRESRRGIGAAGVPEGTDIVNCAGKIVAPGLVDMRAFVGEPGASHRETFASASQAAATGGITTIICQPDTSPVIDNSATVDFVLRRARDTAIVNIHPMAALTKGLLGAEMTEIGLLKAAGAVAFTDGETSVTNAQVMRRALTYARDFDALIVHHTEDPDLVGEGVMNEGEFAARLGLVGIPNAAEAVMLERDMRLVALTGGRYHAASLSCIESLEILKRARDAGLAVSASVSINHLTLNENDIGPYRTFLKLSPPLRTEEDRQALVAAVASGLIDVIMSDHNPQDVEVKRLPFAEAAAGAIGLQTMLPAGLRLIHNGDMDFTTLIRAMSTRPAELLGLPGGTLRPGAPADVIVIDPDTPWVLDPADLKSQCKNTPFDEARFSGRVVRTIVGGRTVYELV, from the coding sequence ATGTTGACCGATCGCCGCCCGATCCTGCTCGCCAACGCCCGCCTGATCGATCCCTCGCGCGATTTCGACGGTATCGGCGACGTGCTGATTGCCGACGGCGTGATCCGCGAGTCCCGGCGCGGCATCGGCGCGGCCGGCGTTCCCGAAGGGACCGACATCGTCAATTGCGCCGGCAAGATCGTTGCACCCGGGCTCGTCGACATGCGCGCCTTTGTCGGTGAGCCCGGCGCCAGCCACCGGGAAACCTTTGCCTCCGCAAGCCAGGCGGCGGCAACCGGCGGCATCACCACCATCATCTGCCAGCCGGATACCTCGCCCGTCATCGACAATTCGGCGACGGTGGATTTTGTCCTGCGCCGCGCCCGCGACACCGCCATCGTCAACATTCATCCGATGGCGGCGCTGACAAAAGGCCTGCTGGGTGCGGAAATGACCGAGATCGGCCTGTTGAAGGCGGCAGGCGCCGTCGCCTTCACCGATGGCGAGACCAGCGTCACCAATGCGCAGGTGATGCGCCGCGCGCTGACCTATGCGCGGGATTTCGACGCGCTGATCGTGCACCACACCGAGGATCCTGATCTGGTCGGCGAAGGCGTCATGAACGAAGGCGAATTTGCGGCGCGCCTCGGCCTGGTCGGCATCCCTAACGCCGCCGAAGCGGTGATGCTGGAGCGCGACATGCGCCTGGTGGCCTTAACCGGCGGGCGCTATCACGCGGCCTCGCTGAGCTGCATCGAGTCGCTGGAAATTTTGAAGCGCGCCCGCGACGCCGGTCTTGCGGTCTCCGCCTCGGTGTCGATCAACCATCTGACGCTGAACGAGAACGACATCGGCCCCTACCGGACGTTCTTAAAACTATCGCCGCCGCTGCGCACCGAAGAGGACCGGCAGGCGCTGGTCGCAGCGGTTGCCTCCGGACTGATCGACGTCATCATGTCCGATCACAATCCGCAGGACGTCGAAGTCAAGCGGCTGCCGTTCGCGGAAGCCGCCGCGGGCGCGATCGGGCTGCAGACCATGCTGCCGGCAGGCCTGCGGCTGATCCACAATGGCGACATGGATTTTACGACGCTGATCCGCGCGATGTCGACGCGCCCGGCCGAGTTGCTGGGCCTGCCCGGCGGAACTTTGCGTCCGGGCGCGCCTGCCGATGTCATCGTGATCGATCCGGACACGCCATGGGTGCTCGACCCCGCCGATCTCAAATCGCAATGCAAGAACACGCCGTTCGACGAAGCCCGCTTCTCGGGCCGTGTCGTGCGCACGATTGTGGGCGGACGGACGGTCTATGAACTCGTCTGA
- a CDS encoding acyl-CoA dehydrogenase family protein, protein MTQATFATHEVFNQSPPFEDVDLYALDRPLAEAVAANGGKDAEKELSAFGQHWGSAAMAARGRVANENSPKLRTFDARGVRRDEVEFHPAYHELMARSAHAGMHNSTWTADGKPAGGASEVVRAAKFYMAAGVETGHLCPITMTRASVAALAAQPDLLAKVMPVIATRAYDPSFAPWPTKRGVTLGMGMTEKQGGTDVRSNMTRAARDGDAYSVTGHKWFMSAPMCDAFLVLAQADDGLTCFFMPRFRPDGSVNAIQFQRLKDKLGNRSNASSEVEFHGTHALRVGDEGKGIRTIIQMVQLTRQDCAIASAGLMRSGLAHALHHARHRSVFQKHLADQPLMQAVLSDMALHVEATIALVMRLCRSFDRAPQEAGEAAYMRLLTPAIKYWVCKSAPGFLYEAMECLGGNGYVEEGILARHFRESPVNAIWEGSGNVMCLDVLRALSREPEAASAVLQGLAGQTKGLPGASEAVVFIGKVFRRPDGERVARLAVEKLALLAAAAALQDASPHQAELFARTRLAQNHASMFGAVDLAANDIRGLLERALP, encoded by the coding sequence ATGACGCAAGCCACATTCGCCACCCACGAGGTGTTCAATCAGTCGCCGCCGTTCGAGGACGTCGATCTGTACGCGCTGGACCGGCCGCTGGCGGAGGCCGTCGCGGCCAATGGCGGCAAAGATGCGGAGAAAGAATTATCCGCATTCGGGCAGCACTGGGGGTCAGCCGCGATGGCGGCGCGGGGCCGCGTCGCCAATGAGAACAGCCCCAAGCTTCGTACGTTCGACGCCCGCGGCGTCAGGCGCGACGAGGTCGAGTTTCACCCAGCCTATCACGAATTGATGGCGCGTAGCGCCCATGCCGGCATGCACAATTCGACCTGGACCGCCGACGGCAAGCCGGCCGGAGGTGCTTCCGAAGTCGTGCGTGCCGCAAAATTCTATATGGCAGCAGGAGTCGAGACCGGGCATCTATGCCCGATCACCATGACGCGCGCCTCGGTCGCGGCACTGGCGGCGCAGCCGGATCTGCTGGCGAAGGTGATGCCGGTCATCGCCACGCGCGCCTACGATCCAAGCTTCGCGCCGTGGCCGACCAAACGCGGCGTGACGCTCGGCATGGGCATGACCGAGAAGCAGGGCGGCACTGACGTGCGCTCGAACATGACCCGGGCTGCGCGCGACGGCGACGCCTATTCCGTCACCGGGCATAAATGGTTCATGTCGGCGCCGATGTGCGACGCTTTTCTGGTGCTGGCGCAGGCCGATGACGGCCTGACCTGTTTCTTCATGCCGCGCTTCAGGCCGGACGGATCGGTGAATGCGATTCAGTTCCAGCGTTTGAAGGACAAGCTCGGCAACCGCTCCAACGCATCCTCGGAAGTCGAGTTCCATGGTACCCATGCCCTGCGCGTCGGCGACGAGGGCAAGGGCATCCGCACCATCATCCAGATGGTGCAATTGACGCGGCAGGATTGCGCGATCGCCTCCGCCGGCCTGATGCGGTCCGGGCTTGCGCATGCGCTGCATCACGCGCGGCATCGCAGCGTATTCCAAAAACATCTCGCCGATCAGCCGCTGATGCAGGCGGTGCTTTCGGACATGGCGCTGCATGTCGAGGCGACGATTGCGCTGGTGATGCGGCTCTGCCGTTCGTTCGACCGCGCGCCGCAGGAAGCGGGCGAGGCGGCCTATATGCGGCTGTTGACGCCCGCCATAAAATACTGGGTCTGCAAAAGCGCGCCGGGATTTTTGTACGAGGCGATGGAGTGCCTTGGCGGCAACGGCTATGTCGAAGAGGGCATTTTGGCGCGGCATTTTCGCGAGTCGCCGGTCAATGCGATCTGGGAAGGCTCGGGCAATGTCATGTGCCTCGACGTGCTGCGGGCGTTGTCGCGCGAGCCCGAGGCGGCTTCGGCCGTATTGCAGGGCCTGGCCGGGCAAACCAAGGGCCTGCCGGGCGCAAGCGAGGCGGTCGTGTTCATCGGCAAGGTTTTTCGAAGGCCGGATGGCGAGCGCGTGGCGCGGCTTGCGGTCGAGAAGCTTGCACTGCTCGCGGCCGCGGCCGCGCTTCAAGACGCATCGCCGCATCAGGCGGAGCTGTTCGCGCGCACCCGGCTTGCTCAGAACCACGCCAGCATGTTCGGCGCCGTCGATCTCGCGGCCAACGATATCAGGGGTCTCCTGGAGCGGGCGCTGCCGTGA
- a CDS encoding amidase, producing MMSLAELQRRIDHGDLSADDAIAQSCAATDERDKTIGAFVCRAKGARAASTGPLRGIAVGIKDIIDTSDFPTEMGSTIYRGWRPRADAPVVMMLKQAGATIVGKTTTTAFAANDPTATLNPHNPAHTPGGSSSGSAAAVGAGMIPLALGTQTGGSVIRPASFCGVAAIKPTYRLLPTVGVKCFSWTLDTVGLFAAGVRDLAHGLAAMTGRPELLPGAASSAPRIGVVMQDFAGEPEAAGSEALRIALAAAERAGASVRALALPEIIAEAWRIHPTVQQFEAHQAFAWEYRVNYDAMPPLLRGRLDESRGTTPAEYDEARRIADRARAALAAIFEDIDVLLTFSAPGAAPKGLASTGDARFNRLWTLMGTPCVNVPATIAEGGLPVGVQVIAGFGDDAGALEAARFVEEALARG from the coding sequence ATGATGTCGCTCGCCGAACTTCAGCGCCGTATCGACCACGGCGATCTTTCGGCCGACGACGCGATAGCCCAGTCGTGTGCGGCCACCGACGAGCGTGACAAGACCATCGGCGCCTTCGTCTGCCGGGCGAAAGGCGCCCGCGCGGCGAGCACAGGTCCCCTGCGTGGCATCGCCGTCGGCATCAAGGACATCATCGATACCTCGGACTTTCCGACCGAAATGGGCTCGACGATCTACCGGGGATGGCGGCCGCGCGCTGATGCGCCCGTGGTGATGATGTTGAAGCAGGCGGGCGCAACGATCGTGGGCAAGACCACGACCACGGCGTTCGCGGCCAACGATCCGACGGCGACACTCAATCCGCACAACCCGGCTCATACGCCGGGCGGGTCTTCGTCGGGCTCGGCGGCGGCCGTAGGCGCCGGCATGATTCCGCTGGCGCTGGGGACGCAGACCGGCGGTTCGGTGATCCGGCCGGCCTCGTTCTGCGGCGTGGCCGCGATCAAGCCGACCTATCGGTTGCTGCCGACCGTCGGCGTAAAATGCTTTTCGTGGACGCTCGACACCGTGGGGCTGTTCGCAGCCGGCGTCAGGGATCTGGCGCACGGGCTTGCGGCCATGACGGGCCGGCCCGAATTGCTGCCCGGAGCGGCGAGCTCAGCCCCGCGCATCGGCGTCGTGATGCAGGATTTTGCCGGCGAGCCGGAGGCAGCCGGCAGCGAGGCATTGCGGATTGCGCTGGCTGCAGCGGAACGCGCCGGCGCGTCGGTTCGCGCGCTGGCTCTGCCGGAGATCATTGCGGAAGCATGGCGCATCCACCCGACCGTGCAGCAATTCGAGGCGCACCAGGCATTCGCATGGGAATATCGCGTCAATTACGACGCCATGCCGCCTTTGCTGCGGGGCAGGCTCGACGAAAGCAGGGGCACGACGCCTGCCGAATACGACGAGGCGCGACGGATCGCGGATCGGGCTCGAGCCGCATTGGCCGCCATCTTCGAGGACATCGACGTCCTGCTGACGTTCTCCGCACCAGGTGCCGCGCCAAAGGGATTGGCATCGACGGGCGATGCGCGTTTCAACCGGCTCTGGACGCTGATGGGGACCCCTTGCGTCAATGTTCCCGCCACGATCGCCGAGGGCGGATTGCCGGTGGGCGTGCAGGTGATCGCCGGATTTGGCGACGACGCGGGAGCGCTTGAGGCTGCGCGCTTCGTTGAAGAGGCGCTGGCGCGGGGATGA
- a CDS encoding aspartate carbamoyltransferase catalytic subunit — protein MTPKSKSTFVLGHRHLLGIEGLSADDITGLLDLSEEYVELNRQVDKKRTSLRGRTQINLFFEASTRTQSSFEIAGKRLGADVMNMSVSSSSMRKGETLVDTAVTLNAMHPDILVVRHHASGAVELLARKVDGSVINAGDGAHEHPTQALLDALTIRRNKGRLEGLVIAICGDVMHSRVARSNIILLNTMGARVRVVAPSTLLPRGIERMGVEVARDMRQGLDGADIVMMLRLQRERMNGSFVPSSQEYFHYFGLDQKKLAYAKPDALVMHPGPMNRGVEIDSIVADGAQSLIREQVEMGVAVRMAVLEALARNLPNA, from the coding sequence ATGACCCCTAAATCGAAATCGACCTTCGTCCTCGGTCACCGGCACCTGCTGGGCATTGAGGGGCTTTCCGCCGACGACATCACCGGCCTGCTCGATCTCTCCGAGGAATATGTCGAGCTCAACCGCCAGGTCGACAAAAAGCGCACCTCGCTGCGCGGCCGCACCCAGATCAATCTGTTCTTCGAGGCCTCGACCCGTACGCAATCCTCGTTCGAAATCGCCGGCAAAAGGTTGGGTGCCGACGTCATGAACATGTCGGTGTCCTCCTCCTCGATGCGCAAGGGCGAAACCCTGGTCGATACCGCGGTGACGCTCAACGCCATGCACCCGGACATCCTGGTGGTGCGGCACCATGCCTCCGGCGCGGTGGAACTTTTGGCGCGCAAGGTTGACGGTTCCGTGATCAATGCCGGCGACGGCGCCCATGAGCATCCCACCCAGGCGCTGCTCGATGCGCTCACCATCCGCCGCAACAAGGGCCGGCTCGAGGGGCTCGTGATCGCGATCTGCGGCGACGTCATGCATTCGCGGGTGGCGCGCTCCAATATCATCCTGCTCAACACCATGGGCGCCCGCGTCCGCGTGGTCGCGCCGTCGACGCTTCTGCCGCGCGGCATCGAGCGGATGGGGGTCGAGGTTGCCCGCGACATGCGCCAGGGTCTCGACGGCGCGGACATTGTGATGATGCTGCGGCTGCAGCGCGAGCGCATGAACGGCTCGTTCGTGCCGTCAAGCCAGGAATATTTTCACTATTTTGGCCTCGACCAGAAGAAGCTGGCCTACGCCAAGCCCGATGCGCTGGTGATGCATCCGGGGCCGATGAACCGCGGCGTCGAGATCGACTCCATTGTCGCCGACGGCGCGCAGTCGCTGATCCGCGAGCAGGTCGAAATGGGAGTGGCGGTGCGGATGGCGGTGCTGGAAGCGCTCGCCCGCAACCTGCCGAACGCTTAA
- a CDS encoding glucose 1-dehydrogenase: MRLANKTAFITGGNSGIGLATARLFVAEGARVVITGRNQATLEAAAKELGPNALPIVADATDIAATERAIKQAVEKFGKLDIVFANAGISASTPVGGTSLETFESVLKTNITAVFFTVQAAAPHLSDGASIILNGSVISVLGNPGYAAYAASKAGVRAMARVMASELSPRGIRVNVVSPGGTSTPIWNRTAPTPEAIAALEARIAKAIPLGRFGKPEQVAKTVLFLASDDASNVQGAEIFVDGGATASPAGAPIYRG, encoded by the coding sequence ATGCGGCTCGCAAACAAGACGGCATTCATTACCGGCGGCAACAGCGGCATCGGGCTTGCGACCGCGCGGCTGTTCGTGGCCGAAGGCGCCCGCGTCGTTATCACCGGGCGAAATCAGGCGACGCTGGAAGCCGCCGCCAAGGAACTCGGACCGAACGCGCTGCCGATCGTGGCCGACGCAACCGATATCGCGGCCACCGAAAGGGCGATCAAGCAGGCGGTGGAAAAATTCGGCAAGCTCGACATCGTGTTCGCCAATGCCGGCATCAGCGCAAGCACACCGGTGGGTGGTACGTCGCTCGAAACATTCGAGTCCGTGCTCAAGACCAATATCACCGCGGTTTTCTTTACCGTGCAGGCGGCAGCACCGCATCTGAGCGATGGCGCCTCGATTATTCTGAATGGCTCGGTGATCTCAGTGCTCGGCAATCCCGGCTATGCCGCCTATGCCGCCAGCAAGGCCGGCGTTCGCGCCATGGCCCGCGTGATGGCGTCGGAACTGTCGCCGCGCGGCATCCGGGTGAATGTCGTGTCGCCGGGCGGCACCAGCACGCCGATCTGGAACCGCACCGCGCCGACGCCGGAAGCCATCGCGGCTTTGGAAGCGCGCATCGCGAAAGCAATCCCGCTTGGACGCTTCGGCAAGCCGGAACAGGTCGCGAAAACCGTGCTGTTCCTCGCCTCTGACGATGCTTCGAATGTTCAAGGGGCGGAGATTTTCGTCGACGGAGGCGCTACCGCATCCCCCGCTGGCGCGCCGATCTATCGCGGATAA
- a CDS encoding M15 family metallopeptidase, with amino-acid sequence MEGLALVKVIVIALAVVAFASPATGQSLPGGFVYLRDIDPTILEDIRYAGSNNFVGRPLAGYEAADCVVKRDVGLALARAQRELAPQHLSLKMLDCYRPARAVHDMVIWAQNGRETPAERRYNPAFRKKDLFRLGYIAEHSGHSTGAAVDLTLVDLKADNSAAFDPGRAYADCTAPTSARAPEASVDMGTGYDCSDVKAHTAARLITSDQRRWRNVLVSAMAKQGFVNYSKEWWHFSLPGAGGPAYDFPIEARFR; translated from the coding sequence ATGGAGGGATTGGCCCTCGTGAAAGTAATTGTGATCGCGCTTGCTGTCGTTGCCTTCGCCTCGCCAGCGACCGGGCAGAGCCTGCCCGGCGGTTTTGTCTATCTGCGCGACATCGATCCGACCATCCTCGAGGACATCCGATATGCCGGATCGAATAATTTCGTCGGCCGGCCGCTTGCCGGCTACGAGGCGGCCGACTGCGTCGTGAAGCGCGACGTAGGGCTTGCGCTGGCGCGCGCGCAGCGGGAACTCGCGCCGCAACACCTGTCATTGAAGATGCTGGATTGTTACCGCCCGGCGCGCGCGGTGCACGATATGGTGATATGGGCGCAGAACGGCCGGGAGACGCCGGCCGAGCGGCGGTATAATCCGGCGTTCCGCAAGAAGGACCTGTTCCGGCTCGGCTACATCGCCGAGCATTCCGGCCATTCCACCGGTGCCGCGGTCGACCTGACCTTGGTGGATTTGAAGGCCGACAATTCAGCCGCCTTCGATCCCGGCAGAGCCTACGCCGACTGCACCGCGCCCACCAGCGCCCGCGCGCCGGAAGCAAGCGTCGATATGGGTACCGGTTATGATTGTTCCGACGTCAAGGCGCACACCGCGGCGCGGTTGATCACCTCGGACCAGCGGCGGTGGCGGAACGTGCTGGTTTCGGCCATGGCGAAGCAAGGTTTTGTAAATTATTCGAAGGAATGGTGGCATTTTTCGCTGCCGGGTGCGGGCGGGCCCGCGTATGATTTTCCGATCGAGGCGCGATTCAGATAG
- a CDS encoding CPBP family intramembrane glutamic endopeptidase: MDSLTPADPVTPAPIIRTERPPRIWKFWGTLLWGLFVFAAMFVGQLAVIGWFILRQEGPLDMAAMIRVVGGGLTISLSVITGLPAVLAALWVAIRISGTPFADYLALRWPSWRSLLFGAIALFVLVMGWDMVSRATGREVEPGFMGDVLKSARAAGALWLLLFAFCVAAPISEEFFARGFLYRGWSESFLGPIGAIFLSSLVWTVLHLQYDWFFLCEVFSIGLLLGYLRYRFNSTWLTVILHGMNNFAAVVQTILLTGQ; encoded by the coding sequence ATGGATTCCCTCACTCCCGCCGATCCGGTAACGCCCGCCCCGATCATCCGCACCGAACGCCCGCCACGCATCTGGAAATTCTGGGGCACCCTGCTGTGGGGCCTGTTCGTCTTTGCCGCGATGTTCGTCGGACAGCTCGCGGTCATCGGATGGTTCATCCTGCGGCAGGAGGGGCCGCTCGATATGGCCGCCATGATCCGTGTCGTCGGCGGTGGCCTCACAATTTCGCTGTCCGTGATCACAGGTTTGCCCGCTGTTCTCGCCGCGCTGTGGGTTGCGATCCGCATCTCCGGCACGCCGTTTGCCGATTATCTCGCGTTGCGCTGGCCATCGTGGCGCAGCCTTCTGTTCGGTGCTATCGCGCTGTTCGTGCTGGTGATGGGCTGGGACATGGTCTCGCGCGCGACCGGCCGCGAGGTCGAACCCGGGTTCATGGGCGATGTCCTGAAATCGGCGCGCGCCGCCGGCGCGCTGTGGCTGTTGCTGTTCGCCTTCTGCGTCGCGGCGCCGATCTCGGAGGAATTTTTCGCCCGCGGCTTTCTCTACCGCGGCTGGTCGGAGTCGTTTCTTGGGCCGATAGGCGCCATCTTCCTGTCGTCGCTGGTATGGACGGTGCTGCATCTGCAATATGACTGGTTCTTCCTATGCGAAGTGTTTTCGATCGGGCTGTTGCTCGGCTATCTCCGCTATCGCTTCAATTCGACCTGGCTGACGGTCATCCTGCACGGGATGAATAATTTTGCCGCGGTGGTGCAGACCATCCTGCTGACCGGGCAGTAA
- the dprA gene encoding DNA-processing protein DprA, with product MGDRVDIQTSETTHLTDAERIDWLRLIRSDNVGPRTFRSLIRHFGSARTALQRLPDLARRGGADRPGRICSEEDARAELAASKRLGVTLLAPGEAGYPPRLATLDDAPPLLGVRGALDTLMRPIIAVVGSRNASGAGLKFAGTLSRDLGEAGFVIASGLARGIDQAAHRASIESGTVAVLAGGHDRIYPPEHQDLLAELIASGGAAISEMPLGHAPRARDFPRRNRLISGVALGVVVVEAAHRSGSLITARIAAEQGREVFAVPGSPLDPRAAGTNDLIKQGATLTTEAADVINAVEPIMERPIELREPDDQPLASEPEATDRARIVALLGPTPILLDDLIRMAGTTPAIVRTVLLELELAGRLERHGGGLVSLI from the coding sequence ATGGGGGACCGCGTGGACATCCAAACCTCAGAGACCACACACCTGACCGACGCCGAGCGCATCGACTGGCTGCGGCTGATCCGCTCCGACAATGTTGGGCCGCGGACGTTTCGTTCTCTGATCCGTCATTTCGGCAGCGCGCGAACCGCGCTGCAACGTCTGCCCGATCTGGCGCGGCGTGGCGGGGCTGATCGTCCGGGGCGGATTTGCAGCGAGGAAGATGCGCGCGCTGAGCTTGCCGCGAGCAAGCGGCTCGGCGTCACGCTTCTCGCGCCGGGCGAAGCCGGCTATCCGCCGCGGCTCGCCACGCTTGACGACGCGCCGCCGCTGCTTGGCGTGCGCGGCGCGCTCGATACGTTGATGCGGCCGATCATCGCGGTGGTCGGTTCGCGCAACGCCTCCGGCGCCGGGCTGAAATTTGCCGGCACGCTGTCGCGCGATCTAGGCGAAGCCGGTTTTGTCATTGCCTCGGGGCTGGCGCGCGGTATCGACCAGGCGGCGCATCGCGCCAGCATCGAAAGCGGCACCGTCGCCGTGCTGGCCGGCGGTCACGACCGGATTTATCCGCCCGAGCACCAGGACCTGCTGGCGGAGTTGATCGCCTCCGGAGGCGCGGCGATCTCCGAAATGCCGCTCGGCCATGCGCCGCGCGCACGGGATTTTCCGAGGCGCAACCGGCTGATATCGGGGGTGGCGCTCGGCGTCGTCGTGGTCGAGGCGGCACATCGCTCGGGCTCGCTGATCACCGCGAGGATCGCCGCCGAGCAGGGCCGCGAGGTGTTCGCAGTCCCCGGCTCGCCGCTCGATCCGCGCGCCGCCGGCACCAACGACCTGATCAAACAGGGCGCGACGCTGACGACGGAAGCCGCCGACGTCATCAACGCGGTCGAGCCGATCATGGAACGGCCGATCGAACTGCGTGAGCCGGACGACCAGCCGCTCGCCTCCGAGCCCGAGGCAACCGATCGCGCCCGCATCGTGGCGTTACTCGGTCCAACGCCAATTTTGCTCGACGATCTCATTCGGATGGCCGGGACAACGCCTGCGATCGTGCGCACCGTGCTGCTCGAGCTCGAACTCGCCGGCCGTCTCGAACGCCATGGCGGCGGGCTGGTGTCGCTGATCTAG